Proteins encoded in a region of the Rhizobium sp. CC-YZS058 genome:
- the metA gene encoding homoserine O-acetyltransferase MetA — protein MPIKIPDTLPAFETLVQEGVRVMTETVAIRQDIRPLQIGLLNLMPNKIKTEVQMARLVGASPLQVELSLIRLGSHRAKNTSEEHLLAFYQTFEEVRGRKFDGLIITGAPVETLAYEEVTYWDEMREIFDWSNTHVHSTLNICWGAMAAIYHFHGVPKHALKEKAFGVYRHQNLNPASVYLNGFSDDFQIPVSRWTEVRRADIARVPGLEILMESEQMGVCLVAERAGNRLYMFNHVEYDSTSLADEYFRDVDAGVPIKMPHDYFPHNDPQLPPQNRWRSHAHLFFGNWINDIYQTTPYELSEIGKGR, from the coding sequence ATGCCCATCAAGATCCCCGATACGCTTCCCGCCTTCGAGACCCTGGTCCAGGAAGGCGTGCGGGTCATGACCGAAACGGTCGCGATCCGGCAGGATATCCGTCCCCTGCAGATCGGGCTTCTCAACCTCATGCCGAACAAGATCAAGACGGAGGTGCAGATGGCGCGCCTCGTCGGCGCCTCCCCCCTGCAGGTGGAGCTGTCGCTGATCCGCCTCGGCAGCCACCGTGCCAAGAACACCTCCGAGGAGCACCTGCTGGCCTTCTACCAGACCTTCGAGGAGGTGCGCGGCCGCAAGTTCGACGGGCTGATCATCACCGGCGCGCCGGTGGAGACGCTGGCCTATGAGGAGGTGACCTATTGGGACGAGATGCGGGAGATCTTCGACTGGTCGAACACGCATGTCCACTCGACGCTCAACATCTGCTGGGGTGCGATGGCGGCGATCTACCATTTCCACGGCGTGCCGAAACATGCGCTGAAGGAAAAGGCCTTCGGCGTCTATCGTCACCAGAACCTCAATCCGGCCTCCGTCTATCTGAACGGCTTCTCCGACGATTTCCAGATCCCCGTCTCGCGCTGGACGGAGGTGCGCCGCGCCGACATTGCCCGCGTGCCGGGGCTGGAGATCCTGATGGAGTCCGAGCAGATGGGCGTCTGCCTGGTGGCCGAGCGGGCGGGCAACCGGCTCTACATGTTCAACCATGTCGAATATGATTCGACATCGCTGGCGGACGAGTATTTCCGCGATGTGGATGCCGGCGTGCCGATCAAGATGCCGCATGATTATTTCCCGCACAACGATCCGCAGCTTCCGCCGCAGAATCGCTGGCGCAGCCATGCCCATCTCTTCTTCGGCAACTGGATCAACGACATCTATCAGACGACCCCTTATGAGTTGTCCGAGATCGGCAAGGGGCGCTGA